From Granulicella sp. WH15, the proteins below share one genomic window:
- a CDS encoding ABC transporter ATP-binding protein has translation MDSQSDNPLLEVSDLTVAFGGRPVVHGISFAIRQGQTLGLVGESGSGKSATSLALLRLLPPSAQVTGSITFAGQNLLALPEPEMRRQRGSGIAMIFQEPMSALNPAMTVGQQIAEAVQAHHPEMDRNAIKKKVLEAMHDVALPDPAARFGHYPHQFSGGQRQRILIAMALVNRPRLLIADEPTTALDVTVQAQILELLASLRRSHSLAMLFISHDLAVVAQACGQPGDQVAVMQHGRIVEQAPAAELFRAPQHPYTRRLLASTPTMQTDRGLPLASLA, from the coding sequence GTGGATTCCCAATCGGACAACCCGCTGCTCGAGGTTTCGGACCTCACCGTCGCCTTCGGAGGCCGTCCCGTCGTCCACGGAATCTCCTTCGCCATCCGGCAGGGGCAGACGCTCGGGCTGGTGGGCGAGTCCGGCTCCGGCAAGTCGGCCACCTCGCTGGCGCTGCTGCGGCTGCTGCCGCCCTCGGCACAGGTCACCGGCTCCATCACCTTTGCGGGACAGAACCTGCTCGCCCTGCCCGAGCCAGAGATGCGCCGCCAGCGCGGCAGCGGCATCGCCATGATCTTTCAGGAGCCGATGTCGGCACTGAACCCGGCCATGACCGTGGGGCAGCAGATCGCCGAGGCGGTCCAGGCGCACCACCCCGAGATGGATCGTAACGCCATCAAAAAAAAGGTTCTGGAGGCGATGCACGACGTCGCCCTGCCCGACCCGGCGGCGCGGTTTGGGCACTATCCGCACCAGTTTTCGGGGGGACAGCGCCAAAGAATCCTCATCGCCATGGCGCTCGTTAACCGGCCCCGGCTGCTCATCGCCGATGAGCCGACCACCGCGCTCGACGTCACCGTTCAGGCTCAGATTCTGGAGCTGCTGGCCAGCCTGCGCCGCTCTCACTCGCTGGCCATGCTATTCATATCGCACGACTTAGCTGTCGTCGCCCAAGCGTGCGGACAGCCCGGCGACCAGGTAGCCGTGATGCAGCATGGCCGAATCGTCGAGCAGGCTCCTGCCGCTGAACTCTTCCGCGCGCCCCAGCATCCTTATACC
- a CDS encoding glycosyltransferase: MYPSSMQAPRIAYFPDSFHEVNGVAHTSRNFVAYAERHGLPFLCVRAGDRDTAEHRRGELTTLELPRSWVAVGMEKDLSFDPLYWRHGDVIEEALLRFRPDVIHMTGPSELGIFAAYFAWKLGIPLAASWHTNVHEYAARRLDWLTALLPEAMGQSTSSGIEAGALELTGRFYRLAKVLFAPNTELCAMLEQATGRQCQLMQRGVDTELFSPAHRQPDQPERPFTLGYVGRLSVEKNVSLLPRIQDALTSAGIDARFLIIGHGAEEEALRRALPTAEFAGVLRGPDLARAYARMDLLVFPSHTDTFGNVVLEALASGVPAVVTPDGGPKYIVREGETGHIVPDEGFVGAISGVLNDPEQLVRMRATARQYALGCSWDSVFDRVYTAYVEMLEREAAVKRLA; this comes from the coding sequence ATGTACCCTAGTTCGATGCAGGCTCCGCGCATCGCTTACTTTCCGGATTCGTTCCACGAGGTCAATGGGGTCGCGCATACCAGCCGGAACTTCGTGGCTTATGCGGAGCGGCACGGCCTTCCCTTTCTGTGCGTGCGCGCGGGCGACCGCGACACCGCCGAGCACCGTCGCGGCGAGCTGACCACGCTGGAGCTGCCACGGAGCTGGGTCGCGGTCGGCATGGAAAAAGACCTCTCCTTCGACCCGCTCTACTGGCGGCACGGAGACGTGATCGAAGAGGCTTTGCTGCGCTTCCGCCCCGATGTCATCCACATGACCGGGCCGAGTGAGCTGGGGATCTTTGCCGCGTACTTTGCCTGGAAGCTGGGGATTCCGCTGGCCGCCTCGTGGCACACCAACGTACACGAGTACGCGGCGCGGCGGCTGGACTGGCTGACGGCCCTGCTGCCCGAGGCGATGGGCCAGAGCACCTCATCCGGCATCGAGGCCGGGGCGCTGGAGCTGACGGGGCGTTTTTACCGGCTGGCCAAGGTGCTCTTCGCGCCCAACACGGAGCTGTGCGCCATGCTGGAGCAGGCCACCGGCAGGCAGTGCCAGTTGATGCAGCGCGGCGTGGATACGGAGCTGTTTTCTCCAGCCCATCGGCAGCCAGACCAGCCGGAGAGACCCTTTACACTGGGGTACGTCGGGCGGCTTTCGGTGGAGAAGAACGTCTCCCTGCTGCCGCGGATTCAGGACGCGCTGACGAGCGCCGGGATCGATGCACGGTTTCTGATTATTGGGCACGGGGCGGAGGAGGAGGCGCTGCGGCGTGCTCTGCCCACGGCCGAGTTTGCCGGGGTGCTGCGCGGGCCGGATCTGGCGCGAGCCTATGCCCGCATGGACCTGCTGGTCTTTCCCTCGCACACCGACACCTTCGGCAACGTGGTGCTGGAGGCGCTGGCCAGCGGGGTTCCGGCGGTGGTGACGCCGGACGGTGGCCCGAAGTACATCGTCCGCGAGGGCGAGACGGGGCATATCGTGCCGGACGAGGGCTTTGTCGGCGCGATCTCCGGGGTGCTGAACGATCCTGAGCAATTGGTCCGTATGCGCGCAACGGCGCGGCAGTATGCCTTGGGGTGCAGTTGGGATTCGGTCTTCGATCGGGTGTATACGGCGTACGTGGAGATGCTTGAGCGTGAGGCAGCGGTGAAGCGGCTGGCATAG